A stretch of Gammaproteobacteria bacterium DNA encodes these proteins:
- a CDS encoding GtrA family protein, with translation MRGLLSSIFERKIIRYLMVAGAGAAVDFSLFAALIYGLHIHYLWAGVGGFLVATLINYLLSIRFVFSAGTRFPRGVELAVIYAVSATGLLWHQLILYLAVEELRLHVLLSKLLALGIVFSGIT, from the coding sequence ATGCGCGGATTGCTCAGCTCTATTTTCGAAAGGAAGATCATCCGCTACCTGATGGTTGCGGGAGCCGGGGCCGCGGTTGATTTTTCATTGTTTGCGGCGTTGATCTACGGGCTGCACATACATTATCTCTGGGCAGGGGTCGGCGGGTTCCTGGTGGCCACCCTGATCAATTACCTGCTCAGCATCCGTTTCGTATTCAGCGCCGGGACACGGTTCCCGCGCGGTGTCGAACTGGCGGTCATTTACGCGGTCAGCGCGACCGGCCTGCTGTGGCATCAGCTGATCCTTTATCTCGCCGTCGAGGAACTGCGGCTTCATGTCCTGCTGAGCAAGCTGCTGGCGCTGGGCATCGTTTTTTCTGGAATTACCTGA
- a CDS encoding glycosyltransferase family 2 protein, which yields MLNNMKIVVVMPAYNAEKTLRRTLGEIPADVVDEVILVDDHSHDETQRIAMSMGIRTIRHAENLGYGANQKTCYREALAAGADVVVMVHPDYQYTPKLVTAMAAMITSGEFDAVLGSRILGRGALRGGMPVYKYIANRFLTLAENILINYKLSEYHTGFRAWSRQLLESLPLDQNSDDFVFDNEMLVQARHFGYRIGEISCPTRYFDDASSINFRRSVIYGVGVLLTAIKYRTHVWGLMKFGLFERGMNRDSDRPSS from the coding sequence TTGCTGAACAACATGAAGATCGTGGTGGTGATGCCGGCGTACAACGCCGAGAAGACATTGCGCCGCACGCTTGGCGAGATTCCCGCGGATGTCGTGGATGAAGTCATTCTGGTCGACGATCACAGCCATGACGAGACCCAGCGGATCGCCATGAGCATGGGCATTCGCACGATCCGTCACGCGGAGAATCTCGGCTACGGTGCCAACCAGAAGACCTGTTACCGCGAGGCCCTGGCGGCAGGCGCGGATGTGGTGGTAATGGTTCACCCGGACTATCAGTACACGCCGAAGCTGGTGACCGCGATGGCCGCGATGATCACCAGCGGAGAGTTCGATGCCGTACTGGGCTCGCGGATCCTGGGGCGGGGTGCGTTGCGTGGCGGAATGCCCGTTTACAAGTACATCGCCAACCGTTTCCTGACGCTTGCGGAAAACATCCTCATCAACTACAAGCTATCCGAATACCATACGGGCTTCAGGGCCTGGAGCCGCCAATTGCTCGAATCGCTTCCGCTCGATCAGAATTCCGACGATTTTGTGTTCGATAACGAGATGCTCGTGCAGGCCCGCCATTTCGGTTACCGGATCGGCGAGATTTCCTGTCCCACCCGCTATTTCGATGATGCATCCTCGATAAATTTCCGGCGCAGCGTGATCTACGGTGTGGGCGTTCTGCTGACCGCGATCAAGTACCGCACCCATGTCTGGGGCCTGATGAAGTTCGGCTTGTTCGAGCGCGGCATGAACCGGGACAGCGATCGGCCATCGTCTTGA
- the lon gene encoding endopeptidase La — protein MSENEATEPEAPPATSSGHTSLVIPNQALPDILYLMPVTTRPFMPAQIQPMMADATVWGDTIQRVAETDHKAMALFFVDTEDASSVAADDIPAIGCGVRLLNASGDGRRVQFIAQGIGRARIRRWISRKPPYVVQVDYPESPLERDDETRAYAMALVGAIKELVPLNPLYNEELKHYLMRFSPEDPSPLTDFASTLTSASGSELQDVLETLPVLERMHKVLPLLKKEIEVARLQDKISSQVNETVSERQREFFLREQLKVIKQELGLSKDDRTANADKFEERLAKLNAPLEVMERIREEMEKLAVLETGSPEYGVTRNYLDWMTSVPWGVHSTDKLDLAHARGVLEAEHDGLDDVKKRILEFIAVGAYKGEISGSIILLVGPPGVGKTSIGRSIAHALGREFYRFSLGGMRDEAEIKGHRRTYIGAMPGKFVQALKQVKVANPVIMLDEIDKVGASYHGDPASALLEALDPEQNSEFLDHYLDMRVDLSKVLFVCTANQLDTIPGPLLDRMEVIRLAGYIAEEKLAIAKNHLWPKLLQRAGVKSARLAITDAALRHVIDGYSREAGVRGLEKRLSSLVRKSVVRLLGEPKARLRIGRAEVEKLLGAPVFVKERVMRGVGVVTGLAWTSMGGATLPVEASRVHSLARGFKLTGKLGEVMRESAEIAYSYAMSHLARYHANPAFLDEALVHLHVPEGATPKDGPSAGVTMATALISLASKRGINRPLAMTGELTLTGQVLPVGGIREKVIAARRIGIRELVLPEANRKDFDELPEYLRAGFEVHFARRYDDVFRAVFRAEPAAP, from the coding sequence CCACCGGCCACGTCTTCCGGCCACACCAGCCTGGTCATTCCCAACCAGGCGCTGCCCGATATTCTCTACCTGATGCCGGTGACCACGCGGCCCTTCATGCCCGCGCAGATACAGCCCATGATGGCCGATGCCACGGTGTGGGGCGATACCATCCAGCGCGTGGCGGAAACCGATCACAAGGCGATGGCCCTGTTTTTCGTCGATACCGAGGATGCGAGCTCGGTGGCGGCCGACGATATTCCCGCGATCGGCTGCGGCGTGCGGCTGTTGAACGCCTCGGGTGACGGGCGACGGGTGCAGTTCATCGCGCAGGGTATCGGGCGGGCGAGGATTCGCCGCTGGATAAGTCGCAAGCCGCCCTATGTCGTGCAGGTTGACTACCCGGAGAGCCCGCTCGAGCGCGATGACGAGACTCGTGCCTATGCGATGGCGCTGGTTGGTGCGATCAAGGAACTGGTGCCGCTCAATCCGCTTTACAACGAAGAGCTGAAGCACTACCTGATGCGCTTCAGCCCCGAGGATCCCTCACCGCTCACGGATTTTGCGTCCACCCTGACCAGTGCCAGCGGGAGCGAGCTGCAGGATGTGCTCGAGACCTTGCCGGTGCTCGAGCGCATGCACAAGGTGCTGCCGCTGCTCAAGAAAGAGATCGAGGTCGCGCGGCTGCAGGACAAGATCAGCAGCCAGGTCAATGAAACGGTGAGCGAGCGCCAGCGCGAGTTCTTCCTGCGCGAGCAGTTGAAGGTGATCAAGCAGGAACTCGGATTGTCGAAGGATGATCGCACCGCGAACGCGGACAAGTTCGAGGAGCGGCTGGCGAAGCTCAATGCGCCGCTGGAGGTCATGGAGCGCATCCGTGAAGAGATGGAAAAGCTCGCGGTGCTGGAGACGGGCTCGCCGGAATACGGCGTCACGCGCAATTATCTCGACTGGATGACCTCGGTGCCCTGGGGTGTGCATTCGACCGACAAGCTCGACCTGGCGCACGCGCGTGGGGTGCTCGAAGCCGAGCACGACGGGCTGGACGATGTGAAGAAGCGCATCCTGGAGTTCATTGCAGTAGGTGCTTACAAGGGTGAAATCAGCGGCTCGATCATCCTGCTGGTCGGCCCGCCGGGGGTGGGAAAGACCTCGATCGGACGTTCGATCGCGCACGCGCTGGGGCGCGAATTCTATCGCTTCAGCCTCGGCGGGATGCGTGACGAAGCCGAGATCAAGGGGCACCGGCGCACCTATATCGGCGCCATGCCCGGGAAATTCGTGCAGGCGCTGAAGCAGGTCAAGGTCGCCAACCCGGTGATCATGCTCGACGAGATCGACAAGGTCGGTGCCTCCTATCACGGCGATCCGGCGTCGGCACTGCTCGAGGCGCTCGATCCGGAACAGAACTCGGAGTTTCTGGATCACTATCTCGACATGCGGGTCGACCTGTCCAAGGTGCTGTTCGTGTGTACCGCGAACCAGCTCGATACCATTCCCGGTCCCTTGCTCGATCGCATGGAAGTGATCCGGCTGGCCGGTTATATCGCGGAAGAGAAGCTCGCGATCGCGAAAAATCACCTGTGGCCAAAGTTGCTGCAACGCGCCGGCGTGAAGAGCGCACGGCTGGCGATCACCGATGCGGCGCTGCGCCATGTGATCGACGGCTATTCGCGCGAAGCCGGTGTTCGCGGTCTCGAGAAGCGGCTCTCGAGCCTGGTGCGAAAAAGCGTGGTGCGGCTGCTCGGGGAGCCGAAGGCGCGGCTGCGCATCGGACGCGCGGAGGTCGAGAAACTGCTCGGCGCGCCGGTGTTCGTGAAGGAGCGCGTGATGCGCGGTGTCGGCGTGGTTACCGGGTTGGCGTGGACCTCGATGGGCGGCGCGACCCTGCCGGTCGAGGCGAGCCGGGTGCACTCGCTGGCGCGAGGATTCAAGCTCACCGGCAAGCTGGGCGAGGTGATGCGCGAGTCGGCCGAGATCGCCTACAGCTATGCAATGTCACACCTGGCGCGCTACCACGCCAATCCCGCTTTTCTCGATGAGGCGCTGGTGCATCTGCATGTTCCGGAAGGAGCCACGCCGAAGGACGGGCCGAGCGCCGGCGTGACCATGGCGACGGCCCTGATTTCGCTGGCGAGCAAGCGCGGCATCAACCGGCCGCTGGCCATGACCGGTGAACTCACGCTCACCGGGCAGGTGCTGCCGGTCGGCGGGATTCGCGAGAAGGTGATCGCGGCGCGGCGCATCGGCATCCGCGAACTGGTGTTGCCGGAAGCCAATCGCAAGGACTTCGATGAATTGCCGGAGTATCTGCGCGCGGGTTTCGAGGTGCATTTCGCGCGCCGTTATGACGATGTGTTCAGGGCGGTGTTTCGCGCCGAGCCCGCTGCGCCGTGA
- a CDS encoding dephospho-CoA kinase: MARRPILHSTVLDPNAWARAAAIARAWRVFRRDHASCPRAERARISRNLPTRGIHVKKLVIGLTGGIGSGKSAVSRCFEDLGIVVIDADKAARVVVEPGTPALAQIAEHFGNGILDTSGALDRAALRRIVFSDAEKRKWLEGVLHPRITIEIFKGLREATSPYAILASPLLFEARQDSLANRVLVVDVDESTQLRRTMERDANTEQQVRAIMASQIARSERLARADDVIENNGTLAELRPQVAALHERYLVLAAELRRRGADTPPAGA; encoded by the coding sequence ATGGCACGCCGCCCGATTCTGCATTCTACCGTCTTGGACCCGAATGCATGGGCTCGCGCTGCTGCAATCGCCCGCGCCTGGCGCGTCTTTCGACGTGACCACGCTTCATGTCCCCGCGCTGAACGCGCTAGAATCTCCCGCAACCTGCCAACCCGGGGTATTCACGTGAAAAAGCTCGTCATCGGCCTGACCGGCGGCATCGGCAGCGGCAAGAGCGCGGTGTCGCGCTGCTTCGAGGATCTCGGCATCGTGGTGATCGATGCGGACAAGGCCGCACGCGTGGTGGTTGAACCGGGCACGCCCGCGCTGGCGCAGATCGCCGAACATTTCGGCAACGGGATCCTCGACACGAGCGGAGCGCTGGACCGGGCTGCACTGCGCCGCATCGTGTTCAGCGATGCGGAAAAGCGCAAATGGCTGGAAGGCGTGCTGCACCCGCGCATCACCATCGAGATATTCAAGGGACTGCGCGAGGCAACCAGCCCCTACGCGATCCTCGCCTCGCCACTGCTGTTCGAAGCGCGGCAGGACTCGCTCGCCAACCGGGTACTGGTGGTCGATGTCGATGAATCGACCCAACTCCGGCGCACCATGGAGCGCGACGCCAATACGGAACAGCAGGTGCGGGCAATCATGGCGAGCCAGATCGCGCGCAGCGAGCGGCTGGCGCGGGCCGATGACGTCATCGAGAACAACGGCACTCTGGCCGAGCTGCGTCCGCAGGTCGCGGCGCTGCATGAACGATATCTCGTGCTCGCGGCCGAACTGCGGCGCCGCGGCGCCGATACGCCGCCCGCGGGAGCCTGA
- a CDS encoding tetratricopeptide repeat protein, with amino-acid sequence MFLGQPHRAHCAAIFILLVALAVVYWRVAGFGYSGIDDQGYVIYTEMVRSGLSLEGVRWAFTEFHMSNWHPLTWLSHMLDVTLFGIEPGPQHVVNVAIHGLNSVLAYCLALAMLRNWSAALVVALLFLVHPLHVESVAWIAERKDVLCGFFFLLALLAYLRYANRPGIRAYLWVVTAFILALLSKPMAVTLPIVFLLLDYWPLDRSGIRGGGAFDKTLSLWLRLVAEKIPLFLLSLASGLVTLAAQTKAMAPVDDLSIEYRLMNTAVAYAAYLRDTLVPTKLAVLYPLYPIDFFGAFVPSLLALGALSAAAIALRRKYPWLIVGWLWFLVTLLPVIGLIQVGSQARADRYMYLPSLGLFLAFGAVLARLGGAGMRKALFGLAPALCFYTFLAWLQVGYWSGPYMLFSHVLDVVGESYQAHVSLATYFLGEGFVEQAEAHATRAVSLEPDMGVVHAGLAAVLMVKGDYVAAERSLRTALEKSPGDAQLMNNLGAALEQQGRLDEARYYYDAALRSDPDLYKVRNNLKRVGG; translated from the coding sequence ATGTTCCTGGGGCAACCGCACCGGGCGCATTGTGCGGCAATATTCATCCTGCTGGTCGCGCTGGCCGTTGTCTATTGGAGAGTTGCCGGCTTCGGCTATTCGGGGATAGATGACCAGGGCTATGTCATCTACACCGAGATGGTGCGCTCCGGCCTCTCGCTGGAAGGTGTTCGCTGGGCGTTCACCGAATTCCACATGAGCAACTGGCACCCGCTGACGTGGTTGTCGCATATGCTCGATGTGACCTTGTTCGGTATCGAACCCGGGCCGCAGCATGTGGTCAACGTTGCCATTCACGGGCTCAACAGCGTGCTGGCCTATTGCCTGGCGCTGGCGATGTTGCGCAACTGGAGTGCCGCTCTGGTGGTTGCGCTGCTGTTTCTCGTGCATCCGTTGCACGTGGAATCGGTTGCGTGGATTGCCGAGCGCAAGGATGTGCTCTGCGGCTTCTTTTTCCTGCTCGCATTGCTTGCCTACTTGCGCTACGCGAATCGCCCGGGTATTCGCGCGTACCTGTGGGTAGTCACCGCGTTCATCCTGGCGCTGCTCTCGAAACCCATGGCGGTGACGCTGCCGATCGTCTTTTTGCTGCTCGATTATTGGCCACTTGATCGCTCGGGCATCCGGGGCGGCGGTGCGTTCGACAAGACGCTGTCGCTGTGGTTGCGCCTGGTCGCGGAAAAGATTCCGCTGTTCCTGCTCTCGCTTGCCTCGGGGCTGGTCACGCTCGCGGCGCAGACCAAGGCAATGGCGCCCGTCGATGATCTGTCGATCGAATACCGCCTGATGAATACGGCGGTTGCATATGCCGCTTACCTGAGAGATACGCTGGTCCCGACCAAGCTGGCGGTGCTCTACCCGCTTTATCCGATCGATTTTTTCGGCGCATTCGTGCCATCGCTGCTGGCGCTCGGGGCGTTGAGCGCGGCGGCGATCGCGTTGCGCAGGAAATATCCATGGCTGATCGTCGGCTGGCTCTGGTTTCTGGTGACCTTGTTGCCGGTGATCGGGTTGATACAGGTCGGGAGTCAGGCGCGCGCGGACCGCTACATGTACCTGCCCTCCCTGGGCCTGTTCCTCGCGTTTGGCGCGGTGCTGGCGCGCCTCGGCGGCGCCGGTATGCGCAAGGCGCTGTTCGGGCTGGCGCCGGCGCTGTGCTTCTATACCTTTCTGGCGTGGCTGCAGGTTGGTTACTGGAGCGGCCCCTACATGCTGTTCAGCCACGTGCTGGATGTGGTCGGCGAGAGTTACCAGGCGCATGTCAGTCTTGCCACCTACTTTCTGGGCGAGGGATTTGTCGAACAGGCCGAGGCGCATGCCACGCGGGCAGTTTCGCTCGAACCCGACATGGGGGTCGTGCATGCCGGTCTTGCGGCAGTCCTGATGGTGAAGGGGGACTATGTCGCGGCCGAGCGTTCGTTGCGCACCGCGCTCGAGAAATCGCCCGGCGACGCGCAGCTGATGAACAATCTCGGTGCCGCGCTCGAGCAGCAGGGACGCCTCGATGAGGCCAGGTACTACTACGATGCTGCCCTGCGGAGCGATCCGGACCTTTACAAGGTCCGCAACAACCTGAAGCGCGTCGGAGGCTGA
- a CDS encoding MinD/ParA family protein produces MQHTVTSLFGNSEQQRPQPTRARVIAITSGKGGVGKTNITTNLAISLARQGKRVCIFDADTGLANINILLGLTPQHTLEDFLEGSLPLEDILMEGPRGVRIVPGASGIAEYADLDRHRQQTLLNGLRRIEDQFDYLLIDTAAGISDAVIQFVLATELAILVVSPDPTSLTDSFALTRVLKRNEYAGRIEVLVNMAESQDAAQRVYQRFSQAVSKYLQLDLKWFGYVSADRAVVSAIRLQHPVVLMQPDAPASQCFERLATRLQETCATESGPGMSEFLRSRVPETAVDPAQAAIDLIRGAQPTRQIAQEANLGDLHRQFIDCIQGSKGGAEELVAAIKPIIDAYVARFHSFPLDMREAIYRYLEMGDFPDHEIRNQVMLLEQLYEKRYQRPLMDKEDSLFRLLNQVRDSEPEFADAIARLQHSYERQYHPGPQEALSALLERLKQPGVMEDDFVDCIETLRHEFAERFGRNYTVSDLALRERVSQLIAELADREAARQDTLAILSSEIEQSSEHLARLQAVLNELDGSG; encoded by the coding sequence ATGCAACATACCGTGACTTCCCTGTTCGGCAATTCGGAGCAACAGCGCCCCCAACCGACCCGCGCCCGTGTCATCGCAATCACCAGCGGCAAGGGAGGCGTGGGCAAGACCAATATCACGACCAACCTCGCGATCAGCCTCGCGCGCCAGGGCAAGCGCGTCTGCATCTTCGATGCCGATACCGGCCTGGCCAATATCAATATCCTGCTCGGACTGACGCCGCAGCACACGCTGGAAGACTTTCTCGAGGGCTCGCTGCCACTCGAGGATATCCTGATGGAAGGGCCGCGCGGCGTGCGTATCGTGCCGGGCGCCTCCGGTATCGCGGAATACGCGGACCTCGACCGCCACCGCCAGCAAACGCTGCTGAACGGTTTGCGACGCATCGAGGACCAGTTCGATTATCTGTTGATCGATACCGCGGCCGGCATTTCGGATGCGGTGATCCAGTTCGTGCTCGCAACCGAGCTCGCCATCCTCGTGGTATCACCCGACCCGACCTCGCTCACGGATTCGTTTGCCCTGACGCGGGTGCTGAAACGCAACGAGTACGCAGGGCGAATAGAAGTGCTCGTCAATATGGCCGAAAGCCAGGATGCCGCGCAGCGCGTCTACCAGCGTTTCTCGCAGGCGGTCAGCAAATACCTGCAGCTCGATCTGAAATGGTTCGGCTACGTGAGCGCCGATCGCGCGGTGGTCTCGGCGATCCGCCTCCAGCATCCGGTGGTGCTGATGCAACCGGATGCGCCGGCGAGCCAGTGCTTCGAGCGCCTGGCAACCCGTCTGCAGGAAACATGCGCGACGGAATCGGGGCCGGGCATGAGCGAGTTCCTGCGCTCGCGGGTGCCGGAAACCGCGGTGGATCCGGCCCAGGCCGCGATCGATCTGATCCGTGGCGCGCAGCCGACGCGGCAGATCGCGCAGGAGGCAAACCTGGGAGATTTGCACCGCCAGTTCATCGATTGCATCCAGGGCAGCAAGGGTGGCGCCGAGGAACTGGTCGCCGCGATCAAGCCGATCATAGACGCCTACGTCGCCCGCTTTCACTCGTTTCCGCTCGATATGCGCGAGGCGATCTACCGTTATCTCGAGATGGGAGATTTCCCCGACCACGAGATCCGCAACCAGGTGATGCTGCTCGAACAGCTCTACGAGAAGCGCTACCAGCGTCCGCTGATGGACAAGGAAGACAGCCTGTTCCGGCTGCTGAACCAGGTTCGCGACTCGGAGCCCGAATTTGCCGATGCCATAGCGCGCCTGCAGCACAGCTACGAACGCCAGTACCATCCCGGCCCGCAGGAAGCGCTGTCCGCCCTGCTCGAGCGGCTGAAACAACCCGGGGTCATGGAAGACGATTTCGTCGATTGCATCGAGACGCTGCGTCACGAGTTCGCCGAGCGTTTCGGCCGCAATTACACCGTCAGCGACCTCGCGCTGCGCGAGCGCGTCAGCCAGCTGATCGCGGAACTCGCCGATCGCGAAGCCGCGCGCCAGGACACGCTGGCAATCCTGTCGAGCGAGATCGAGCAATCATCGGAACATCTCGCGCGTCTGCAGGCAGTCCTCAACGAACTCGACGGCTCGGGCTGA
- a CDS encoding glycosyltransferase family protein, giving the protein MEQALRTDAPETLAAAMHPLWTAAIEHHRRGDTGGAIALYQRYLKSNPQDPAAWLNLGAALRRTRRLDAALVCYQRVLRLRPLDAGVWSNLGKLWMDLEQHEQSLRSHRRALELAPGRFGLRVNYAMALREAGRFEEAEGLIQECLGQEPGRADLVWERALLRLHAGRYREAWPDCEARFHASGASSLPRHASARWQGERIGGKRLLLLAEQGFGDMLWAARYFGMLRRRGAELSFACHPLLHPLFGHSKMQLLDCADPAIAGHHYDFHCPVMSLPGLVDPRGLSIPEPLEVSIPEQSRILLGRRVAPHAGSFRIGVAWSGSTAAADNARRSVSLARLLPLAAMPGVQLFSLQKGKSATQLNTSGAGGFIVDLAAQCIHFGDTAAAIELMDLVVTTDCGVAHLAGCLGKPALNLLQYKPCWIYGMRGEATPSYPTMRLIRQASPGDWDSVFREMSRLVGTWAEVRMRQGRAGHAAKFTEA; this is encoded by the coding sequence ATGGAACAGGCACTACGAACAGATGCGCCAGAGACGCTTGCGGCGGCGATGCATCCGTTATGGACCGCTGCCATCGAGCATCACCGCAGGGGCGATACGGGCGGTGCGATCGCCTTGTATCAGCGTTATCTGAAAAGCAATCCGCAGGATCCCGCGGCGTGGCTCAATCTCGGTGCGGCGCTGCGCAGAACGCGGCGCCTCGACGCGGCGCTGGTCTGTTACCAGCGCGTGTTGCGGCTGAGACCGCTGGACGCCGGCGTATGGAGCAATCTCGGCAAGCTGTGGATGGACCTCGAACAGCACGAGCAGTCATTGCGTTCACATCGCCGTGCGCTGGAGCTCGCACCGGGGCGCTTCGGACTGCGGGTCAATTATGCAATGGCCCTGCGCGAGGCGGGGCGCTTCGAGGAAGCGGAAGGACTGATCCAGGAATGCCTCGGGCAGGAGCCGGGTCGCGCCGATCTGGTGTGGGAGCGCGCGCTGCTGCGCCTGCATGCCGGGCGCTATCGCGAGGCGTGGCCGGATTGCGAAGCGCGCTTCCACGCCAGCGGTGCGTCGAGCTTGCCGCGGCATGCATCTGCGCGCTGGCAGGGCGAGCGGATCGGCGGCAAGCGGCTGCTGCTGCTGGCGGAACAGGGCTTCGGCGACATGCTGTGGGCGGCACGTTATTTCGGCATGCTGCGGCGTCGTGGCGCGGAGCTGAGCTTCGCGTGCCACCCGCTGCTGCATCCGCTGTTCGGCCATTCGAAGATGCAGCTGCTCGATTGCGCCGATCCGGCAATTGCCGGGCACCATTACGATTTTCATTGCCCGGTGATGAGTCTGCCCGGGCTGGTCGATCCGCGCGGCTTGAGCATCCCGGAACCGCTGGAGGTGAGTATTCCCGAGCAATCGCGGATTCTCCTGGGTCGGCGGGTCGCGCCCCATGCCGGGAGTTTCCGTATCGGCGTGGCGTGGTCGGGCAGTACCGCGGCGGCGGACAATGCGCGGCGCTCGGTTTCGCTGGCGCGCCTGCTGCCGCTCGCGGCGATGCCCGGGGTGCAACTCTTCAGCCTGCAGAAGGGCAAGTCCGCGACGCAGCTCAACACCTCGGGAGCGGGCGGGTTCATCGTGGATCTGGCCGCGCAATGCATTCATTTCGGCGATACCGCGGCGGCCATCGAGTTGATGGATCTGGTCGTGACGACCGACTGCGGTGTGGCGCATCTTGCCGGATGCCTGGGCAAGCCCGCGCTCAATCTGCTGCAGTACAAACCCTGCTGGATATATGGCATGCGTGGCGAGGCGACGCCCAGCTATCCGACGATGCGACTCATCCGGCAGGCCTCCCCCGGCGACTGGGACAGTGTGTTCCGCGAGATGTCGCGCCTGGTTGGCACCTGGGCCGAGGTGCGGATGCGGCAGGGGCGCGCGGGGCATGCGGCGAAGTTTACAGAGGCCTGA
- a CDS encoding class I SAM-dependent methyltransferase, whose product MDADRGTEPYTLLLCPGCGSGRIEVFPSAAVLSAHYDRSYYGGGESKFAAPLQALVNLSVRRRARSIRRYLPGPGPLAVLDIGCGRGDLLLELGRTGVTGTGLERALLDSRFESPAIEYRTGELGEQRFAPHSFDAVVIWHVLEHLPDPQATLEAVGEILKPGGVLVIAVPNNSSWQAGFFRNAWFHIDAPRHLHFFGHQGMERLLQRQGYTTLASTTSDGVQNIFGFMQSALNRMAPRRANRLYQLMRSAQSVPRLIELGLWLLPAAMLLPIALLENAVSIARRRGACSTVFARKT is encoded by the coding sequence ATGGACGCCGACCGCGGCACCGAACCGTACACGCTGCTCCTGTGCCCCGGGTGCGGCAGTGGCAGGATCGAGGTGTTTCCCTCCGCTGCGGTGCTGTCGGCGCATTATGACCGCTCCTATTACGGAGGCGGGGAGTCCAAGTTCGCGGCTCCGCTGCAGGCCCTGGTCAACCTGTCGGTCAGGCGCCGGGCCCGTTCGATCCGCCGGTACCTGCCGGGTCCGGGGCCGCTGGCAGTGCTCGATATCGGCTGTGGCAGGGGCGATTTGCTGCTGGAACTGGGCAGGACGGGTGTCACCGGGACCGGCCTCGAGCGCGCACTGCTCGATTCGCGCTTCGAGAGCCCGGCGATCGAATACCGGACAGGGGAACTCGGGGAACAGCGGTTCGCGCCCCACAGCTTCGACGCCGTGGTGATCTGGCATGTGCTGGAGCATCTGCCCGATCCGCAGGCCACCCTGGAGGCGGTCGGCGAAATCCTGAAGCCGGGAGGCGTGCTGGTCATTGCGGTCCCGAACAATTCGAGCTGGCAGGCCGGTTTTTTCCGCAACGCCTGGTTTCATATCGACGCGCCGCGGCACCTGCATTTTTTCGGTCACCAGGGGATGGAGCGGCTGCTGCAAAGACAGGGTTACACAACGCTCGCCTCGACGACCTCCGATGGCGTGCAGAATATTTTCGGGTTCATGCAGAGCGCGTTGAACCGCATGGCTCCGCGCAGGGCCAACCGGCTGTACCAGTTGATGAGAAGCGCGCAGTCCGTTCCGCGCCTGATCGAACTGGGACTCTGGCTGCTTCCCGCCGCCATGCTGTTGCCCATTGCGCTGCTCGAAAACGCGGTTTCCATCGCTCGCCGCCGTGGTGCCTGCAGCACCGTGTTTGCGCGCAAGACATAG
- a CDS encoding DNA gyrase inhibitor YacG, protein MHTVNCPACQRAVPWNDESPHRPFCSLRCKQADFCAWANEEHVLPAEPDIDDYFSESEQSPARHS, encoded by the coding sequence ATGCACACCGTCAATTGCCCCGCCTGCCAACGCGCCGTACCCTGGAACGACGAGTCGCCGCACCGCCCGTTCTGCTCGCTGCGCTGCAAACAGGCGGATTTCTGCGCCTGGGCCAACGAGGAGCATGTGCTGCCGGCGGAACCCGATATCGACGACTACTTCAGCGAATCCGAGCAGTCACCGGCACGCCATTCCTGA